The Metabacillus sediminilitoris genome window below encodes:
- a CDS encoding YlbF family regulator produces MSENLYDVAYNLEKALRESDEFKSLKRLYDEVNADESASKMFENFRNIQLNLQQKQMSGEEISEEEIQQAQKSVQLVQQHDKIAQLMAAEQRLSMVVTELNKIIMKPLEEMYGSL; encoded by the coding sequence ATGTCAGAAAATTTATATGATGTTGCATACAATTTAGAGAAAGCTTTACGTGAAAGTGATGAATTTAAATCGTTAAAACGACTTTATGATGAAGTGAATGCAGATGAATCAGCAAGCAAAATGTTCGAAAACTTCCGCAATATTCAATTAAACCTACAACAAAAGCAAATGTCTGGAGAAGAAATTTCAGAAGAAGAAATTCAACAAGCACAAAAATCTGTTCAGCTTGTGCAGCAACATGATAAAATTGCGCAACTTATGGCAGCAGAACAACGCTTAAGTATGGTTGTAACAGAGTTAAACAAAATCATTATGAAACCACTTGAAGAAATGTATGGCAGCCTTTAA
- a CDS encoding Cof-type HAD-IIB family hydrolase, with translation MTHYQLLALNIDGTLLRSNGRLQPSTKEAIDYVKNKGIYVTLVTNRHFQSAKKLARALKLDTLLVTHGGAFISENLDEPIFEKRISEEMTFNLVQVLENFKCNIRITHERFSIGNRRKIASNLLSKSILNTSDSMFYPVQFVDSLGDSLRDEPVAGTRIDVHFSKEEEKEEAAKLIINAFNTVDVRVNQPKKIEIVKKGVSKENGLRTLVNHLNIPLEKVVAIGDAEDDIEMIASAGLGVAMWNAPFEVKRVADWVTRSNNQQGVAYMVKEHFRKQQREEFLRKIKIDK, from the coding sequence GTGACTCATTATCAGTTGCTTGCTTTAAATATTGATGGAACATTGCTTCGTTCGAACGGCCGCCTCCAACCGTCAACGAAAGAAGCGATTGACTATGTTAAGAACAAAGGGATTTATGTGACACTTGTCACAAACAGGCATTTTCAATCAGCGAAAAAGCTTGCAAGAGCATTAAAACTAGATACTTTATTAGTTACACATGGGGGAGCATTTATTTCTGAGAATCTTGATGAGCCAATATTTGAAAAGAGAATTTCTGAAGAAATGACGTTTAATCTCGTTCAAGTCCTAGAAAATTTTAAGTGTAATATTAGAATTACTCATGAACGTTTTTCGATAGGAAATCGAAGAAAAATAGCATCAAATTTACTTAGTAAATCAATCCTTAATACATCTGATTCGATGTTTTATCCTGTTCAATTTGTCGATTCATTAGGAGATTCACTCCGTGATGAACCAGTAGCCGGAACAAGGATTGATGTGCATTTTTCTAAAGAAGAGGAAAAGGAAGAGGCAGCAAAGTTAATTATTAATGCTTTTAACACAGTTGATGTTAGAGTAAATCAACCGAAGAAAATTGAGATCGTAAAGAAGGGTGTTTCTAAAGAAAACGGATTACGCACTCTTGTAAATCATCTTAATATTCCGTTAGAAAAAGTAGTGGCTATTGGCGATGCTGAAGATGATATTGAAATGATTGCTTCAGCAGGTTTAGGTGTTGCAATGTGGAATGCTCCATTTGAAGTAAAGCGCGTAGCAGATTGGGTGACACGTTCTAATAATCAACAAGGTGTTGCTTATATGGTGAAAGAGCATTTTAGAAAGCAGCAGCGAGAAGAATTCTTAAGAAAAATTAAAATAGATAAGTAA
- a CDS encoding phosphatidate cytidylyltransferase yields the protein MVTTLWTLAIIFLGLTFVNIVFFVMKKSEPNKDFSAVLLRVKTWWGMFVVFCLATLFNPVVSLLSLMVLCFFGLKEYFSMMKKTRKADRRLFLWAYLAIPLQFYWIYIGWYGMFIVFIPLYVFLFLPLPRLLGKGTSGFLRSVSSTQWGLMLMVFGLSHLAYYQFATPEYGANLVLFLVVLTQVNDVIHYLISLYIGKRKVVPSANPTITWEGFIGAAIVTTIVSFLIYPYLTPLDLKFGILSGVLISLSGFFGSLTISVLKRDLLIGDREKFDTLKESYLNRVDSLTYTAPVFFHVIRYYFDFM from the coding sequence GTGGTTACAACTCTCTGGACATTGGCTATCATTTTTTTAGGATTGACATTTGTTAATATTGTGTTTTTTGTCATGAAAAAGTCAGAACCAAACAAGGACTTTTCCGCTGTTTTATTACGTGTGAAAACATGGTGGGGAATGTTTGTTGTTTTTTGTTTAGCTACACTATTTAATCCAGTTGTTTCGTTACTTTCGTTGATGGTGCTTTGCTTCTTTGGGTTAAAAGAATATTTTTCGATGATGAAAAAAACGAGGAAAGCTGATCGGCGATTATTTCTATGGGCATACCTTGCGATTCCATTACAATTTTATTGGATCTATATAGGATGGTATGGGATGTTTATTGTTTTTATACCACTTTATGTGTTTTTATTTTTACCATTACCAAGACTATTAGGAAAAGGAACAAGCGGTTTTCTGCGTTCAGTGAGTTCAACCCAATGGGGTTTAATGCTGATGGTATTTGGGCTAAGTCACTTAGCGTATTATCAATTTGCGACACCGGAGTATGGTGCAAACCTTGTGCTTTTCTTAGTCGTTTTAACACAAGTGAATGATGTTATCCATTATCTCATTTCATTGTATATCGGAAAACGAAAAGTTGTGCCGTCAGCAAATCCTACGATTACATGGGAAGGGTTTATCGGAGCAGCTATTGTAACAACGATTGTTTCATTCCTCATTTATCCTTATTTAACACCACTTGATTTGAAATTTGGTATTTTATCAGGTGTACTCATTAGCTTAAGCGGCTTTTTTGGAAGTTTAACAATCTCAGTATTAAAGCGAGATTTGTTAATAGGAGATCGTGAAAAATTCGATACATTAAAAGAAAGCTATTTGAATCGAGTAGATAGCTTAACATATACAGCACCGGTGTTTTTTCATGTCATTCGTTATTATTTTGATTTTATGTAA
- a CDS encoding MFS transporter: protein MNRIHYSWIILIIAFFSIIVAGIVRSSSGVFIVPFENEFGWDRSVISLAFAISLFLYGLSGPFMAALIEVIGLKKMMIYAMATMLVGIILTFYMEHSWQLVVIWGIIIGLGSGLFLTVLSTYVSNRWFVKRRGLAVGILTASTATGQLLLLPVLAIIVEDYSWRWAICLIAILSFIMLVIILFFMKNTPKEAGTFPYGMDEEIQESSVLHKKNPILMAFHSLQEAVRVKEFWLLAGSFFICGLSTSGLIGTHFISYCISFGIPIVTAASLLSFMGIFDLIGTTLSGWLSDRFDNRWLLFWYYGLRGASLLLLPFALNEGSIILLVIFSIFYGLDWIATVPPTISISRQIFGVEKSGIVYGWIFAAHQAGAAVAAYGGGLIYKLFNSYTWAYFLAGIFCALASLFVIVMKKQTLNVGTQKEINMD from the coding sequence CTGAATCGGATTCATTATAGCTGGATTATATTAATTATTGCATTCTTTTCTATTATTGTAGCTGGTATTGTCAGGTCATCATCAGGGGTATTTATTGTCCCTTTTGAAAATGAATTCGGATGGGATCGCTCCGTTATTTCCTTAGCATTTGCGATAAGTCTGTTTTTATATGGACTATCAGGTCCATTTATGGCCGCATTAATCGAAGTTATTGGTTTAAAGAAAATGATGATTTATGCGATGGCAACTATGTTAGTAGGAATCATTCTTACTTTTTATATGGAGCATTCGTGGCAACTTGTTGTCATTTGGGGAATTATTATAGGATTGGGATCAGGTTTATTTTTAACTGTTTTGAGTACATATGTGTCAAATCGTTGGTTTGTAAAGAGAAGAGGGCTTGCAGTTGGTATATTAACAGCAAGTACGGCGACTGGTCAGTTATTATTGCTGCCTGTATTAGCGATCATTGTAGAGGATTATTCGTGGCGGTGGGCGATTTGCTTAATTGCGATTCTTAGCTTTATTATGCTCGTTATTATTTTATTTTTTATGAAAAACACACCGAAAGAAGCTGGCACTTTTCCATATGGCATGGATGAAGAAATACAAGAATCTAGTGTACTGCATAAGAAAAACCCTATTCTAATGGCTTTTCATTCTTTGCAAGAAGCGGTGAGAGTGAAAGAATTTTGGCTATTAGCAGGAAGCTTTTTTATTTGTGGACTTTCAACGAGTGGATTGATAGGGACGCATTTCATATCATATTGTATTAGTTTCGGCATTCCAATTGTTACAGCAGCTTCTCTGCTTTCCTTCATGGGTATATTTGATTTAATTGGAACAACTTTATCAGGCTGGTTATCAGATCGTTTTGATAACCGCTGGCTATTGTTTTGGTATTACGGTCTAAGAGGAGCATCACTACTATTACTACCTTTTGCACTTAATGAAGGTTCTATTATTCTATTAGTTATTTTTTCAATATTTTATGGATTAGATTGGATAGCAACTGTTCCGCCAACGATCAGTATTTCAAGGCAGATCTTCGGGGTTGAGAAAAGTGGAATTGTTTATGGGTGGATATTTGCAGCACATCAGGCTGGTGCAGCCGTAGCAGCTTATGGTGGAGGACTAATTTATAAACTATTTAACTCCTATACTTGGGCCTATTTTCTTGCAGGAATCTTTTGTGCATTAGCAAGCTTATTTGTGATCGTTATGAAAAAACAAACACTTAATGTAGGGACACAAAAAGAGATTAATATGGATTAA
- a CDS encoding amino acid permease, with the protein MQEQKLQRGLKNRHVQLIAIGGAIGTGLFLGAGKSIHLAGPSILFAYIITGIICFLIMRSLGELLLSNLEYHSFVDFVQDYLGNMTAFITGWTYWFCWISIAMADLTAVGLYTQYWFPAVPQWMPGLIALVLLLFMNLATVKLFGEMEFWFALIKVIAILALIIIGIFMIIKGFSTPSGPSSFTNLWSHGGMFPHGINGFILSFQMVVFAFVGIELVGLTAGETEDPEKVIPKAINNIPIRIIIFYIGALIVIMSIYPWNAINPTESPFVQVFVAIGIAAAGGIVNFVVLTSAASACNSAIFSTSRMVYSLAKEKNAPVPFTKLTSRKVPSNALFFSTVVILIGVVLNYLMPEGVFTLITSVSTVCFIFIWGITVISHLKYRKTRPDLAKVNTFKLPLYPFSNYLILSFLAFVLVVLALAEDTRVALFITPAWFILLIVIYKLRIKKVA; encoded by the coding sequence ATGCAAGAACAAAAATTGCAGAGAGGTTTAAAAAATAGGCACGTACAATTAATCGCAATTGGCGGGGCTATCGGAACAGGATTATTTCTTGGCGCAGGAAAATCTATTCATTTAGCAGGTCCGTCGATATTATTTGCTTATATAATTACAGGCATCATTTGCTTTTTAATCATGCGCTCACTTGGAGAACTGCTCCTATCGAATTTGGAGTATCATTCTTTCGTTGATTTTGTACAAGATTATCTAGGGAATATGACAGCATTTATCACCGGCTGGACTTATTGGTTTTGCTGGATTTCAATCGCAATGGCCGACTTAACAGCAGTTGGACTCTATACACAGTATTGGTTTCCTGCTGTACCACAGTGGATGCCAGGGCTAATTGCGCTTGTCCTCTTGTTATTTATGAATCTTGCAACGGTAAAACTTTTTGGTGAAATGGAATTCTGGTTCGCATTAATTAAGGTCATTGCTATTTTAGCCCTAATAATAATCGGTATTTTCATGATTATTAAAGGCTTTTCTACTCCTTCAGGACCATCTAGTTTCACGAATTTATGGAGTCACGGCGGCATGTTCCCTCATGGTATAAATGGATTTATCCTATCATTCCAAATGGTCGTATTTGCGTTTGTGGGTATTGAACTTGTTGGACTTACAGCTGGAGAAACGGAAGATCCAGAAAAGGTAATTCCTAAAGCAATTAATAATATCCCTATTCGGATTATTATCTTCTACATTGGCGCTCTTATTGTCATAATGAGTATTTATCCATGGAACGCCATTAATCCAACAGAAAGCCCATTCGTCCAAGTTTTCGTGGCGATTGGTATCGCTGCAGCAGGTGGTATCGTCAACTTTGTTGTTCTAACATCTGCAGCTTCTGCATGTAACAGCGCCATTTTTAGCACTAGCCGAATGGTATATTCACTTGCAAAAGAAAAAAATGCACCAGTACCATTTACAAAACTTACTTCCCGTAAGGTACCTTCTAATGCACTGTTCTTTTCAACAGTTGTCATTCTAATTGGAGTTGTTTTGAACTATCTCATGCCAGAAGGAGTATTTACGCTGATTACAAGTGTTTCTACTGTATGTTTTATCTTTATATGGGGAATTACTGTCATTAGCCATTTGAAATACCGTAAAACAAGACCAGATCTAGCGAAAGTGAATACTTTTAAATTACCACTTTATCCATTTTCCAATTATTTAATTCTTTCTTTCCTAGCATTCGTTCTTGTCGTGCTGGCACTTGCTGAGGATACACGAGTTGCCTTGTTCATAACACCTGCTTGGTTTATTTTGCTGATTGTAATATATAAGTTACGGATTAAGAAGGTGGCTTAA